The segment GTCCGCTCCAGGCGATTCGCCGACGGCCGAGTCCGCTCCAGGCGATTCGCCGACGGCCGAGTCCGCTCCAGGCGATTCGCCGACGGCCGAGTCCGCTCCAGGCGATTCGCCGACGGCCGAGTCCGCTCCAGGCGATTCGCCGATGGCCGAGTCCGCTCCAGGCGACCCGCCGACGGTCCTCGAGGCCGCGCCGATGGCGCTCGTCGAGGTGGACGCCGACAACGTCGTCGTACGCTGGAATCGCGGCGCGGAGTCGCTGTTCGGGTACGCGAAGGCCGAGGCGCTCGGCGAGAACCTCGTCGACCTCGTCGTCCCCGCCGCCGAACGCGACGCCGTCGAGGCGGTCTGTCGGAGAGCGCTGTCGACGACCGGGACCGTCGAGAACGTCAACCGGAACGTTCGCAAGGACGGCTCCGTCCTCACGTGCGAGTGGCACAGTACGGGCGTCACCGACGACGCGGGCGAGGTCGTCAGTTCCGTGTCGCTCGTCCACGACGTCACCGACCGCGAGCAACGCAAGGAGACGATCGACCAGTTGCGGTCCGTGACGCGCGAACTCGTGCGCGCGGACACGAAAGCGTCGGTCGCGGAGGGCGTCGTCGGCGCAGCCAAAGACATCCTCGGCCAGCAGTACTCGGCGGTGTACCTCGCGGACGACGGCGGCGACCTGGCCCTGGCGGCCCGAACGGAGTCGTTCGAGGACGTACCCCCGCTCGTGCCCGGCGAGAGCGCGACGCTCCGGGCGTTCGAGCGCAACGAGGAGATCCTCGTCGACGAGGGCGTCTCAGAGCACACGACGGTGTCGGCCGACCACCCCATCGAGAGCGTGTTCGTCGTCCCGCTCGGCGACCACGGGACGCTGACGTTCGGGTCGCCCGCGGAAGGCGCGTTCGACGAGACCGACGCACAGCTGGCGAGCATCCTCGCGTCCGCGACCACCGCGGCGCTCGACCGAACGAACCGCGAGCGGGAACTACGACTGCACGAGACGATCGTCGACACCGTCGGCGCGGGCGTGTTCGCGCTCGACGGCGACGGCTACCTCCAGACCGCCAACGAGACGCTCGCGGCCCTCACGGGCTACGACCGCTGCGACCTCGTCGGCGAGCACGCGACGCTGCTCGTCGACGACGCGACGTTCGAACTGGCGACCGAACAGGTCGGTGCGCTCGCGGACGGCGACTCGTCGCTCGGCGAGGTGCTGACGTACGAGGTCGACCTGCGAACCGCCGACGGCGACGCAGTACCGTGCGAAGTGAACCTCGCACTCCTCTCGCGCGGCGACGGCCGGGACTTCGAGGGCGTCGCGGGCGTCGTCCGCGACGTCCGGGAACGCAAACGCATCCAGTCCGAACTCGGCGACAAGCGCCGGAAGATCGAGAACCTCCACGACATCGCGTCGCTCCTGGACGACTGCGGGACGCGCGAGGACATCTGGCGGTTGACCGTCGAAGCGGCCGAAGGCATCCTCGACTTCGACGTCTGCGGGATCGACGAGGTCCGCGGCGAGTACCTCCACTCCGTCGGGTTGTCCTCGGAGATCGAACCGCAGGGGTACAAGCAGCGAGCGCACGTGAGCGACGGGCTCGCCGGGAAGACCCACCGGACGGGCGAGTCCTACCTCGTGGACGACGTCCAGGGGGAGAACGACGCGACGCCGGAGAACCGCGAGTACCGGTCGCTCATCTCGGTCCCGATCGGCGAGTACGGCGTGTTTCAGGCGGTCCACGAGGAAGTCGGTGGGTTCGACGAGGACGACCTCGAGCTCGCGGAGCTCCTGATGCGGCACGTCGAGGACGCACTGGAGCGCATCGAGTTCGAGACCCGGCTCCGCGGGGAGCGCGACCGGTTCGCGGCGCTGTTCGAGAACGTCCCCGACCCGGTCGTCCAGACTCGCCACACCGACGACGGTGCGATCGTGGACGCCGTGAATCCGGCGTTCGAGTGCGTGTTCGGGTACGAGAGCGAGGACATCGTGGGCGGGAACCTGAACGAGTTCGTGGTGCCGTTGGATCGCCTGGCGGAAGCCCAGCGGATCGACCGGGCGGGCCGCGAGGGTCAGGTCGTCGAGCAGGAGGTCAAGCGGCAGACGACCGACGGCCTCCGGGACTTCCAGCTGACGGCGGTCCCGGTCGACGCGGACGCGGCGGAGCCGTCGACGTTCTTCGTGTACACGGACATCACGCAGCGCAAGGAGCGCCAGAAGCGCGTGGAGATCCTGAATCGCGTCCTCCGGCACGACCTCCGGAACGGCATGAACATCATCAAGGGGTCCGCGGAGATGCTGCAGGACGCCGTGACCGACTCGGCGGCGGTCGGGTACGCGGACCAGGTGATAGAGCGCGCGGACGACCTGCTCGGGCTCGCGGAGAAGACGCGCGCGGTCGAACGGACGCTCGACCGGGATTCGGAGGCGACGGGGCCGGTGAGCGTGACGGAGAGCGTGGAGACGAGCGCGGCCCGCATCCGCGAGGAGTACCCGAACGCACGCATCGAGACGGACCTGACGGCTGACGTGGCGGTGCACGCCGACGACATGCTCCGTACCGCGATCTATCACGTCATGGAGAACGCGGTCCAGCACAACGACCGCGCGGAGCCGTCGGTGCGCGTCACCGCGAACTACGGCGGAGAGCACGAGGACATGCTCGAACTCGAGGTCGCGGACGACGGCCCCGGCATCCCGGCGACCGAGCGCGAACTCATCGGCGAGGAACGCGAGATAACCCAGCTCCGGCACGCGAGCGGCCTCGGCCTCTGGCTCGTCGATTGGGTGGTGAGTCAATCAGGCGGGAGCGTCTCCTTCGATGAGAACGACCCGCGCGGCACCGTCGTCACGCTCTCGGTCCCGATCGCGAGCGAGAAAGGCGTCGTCAAAGCCGACGACTGACCGCGGTCACGGCGGGCGTCGGGCCGTCGTTCGGTCGACACGCCGGGACGGCTTCGGGTCGGTGTGTCAGTACCCGAGTTGGTCGCGGACGAGGACGACGGTCGTGCGGCCGTCCTCCATCTCCTTCCGGAAGACGAGTTGCTTCGCGATGGCGGACCCGACGCCGTAGGCTTCCTGCGCGCGCTCGTTCTCGAGGGGGTACGCGACGGATTCGAGACGGTCGAAGGCGTCGTCGAGCGTCGGGACGACCTTGTTCGTCCCGGAGACGATGACGACGTTCCCGGCGGCGAAGGGGTACGCGCCGATGCGGCTCCCGGACATGTCGGCGGCGACGAGTTCGCCGGTCGACGCGATGGCGTTGATGCCGCCGAGGAAGTAGTCCGCGGTCTGGGCGTCGCGGCGCGCGGCCTGGCGTTCTTCGTCGTCGTCGATGCTCCAGACCTGGTCGGGGAGGCTCTCCCAGTCGTGGTCGCCGGAGCCGAGGTAGTCCTCGAACCCGATCTCCTCGAGCGTCGTCGAGTGGCCGTTCATCACGGACGCGCCTGCGGGGATCTGGGACTGGACGGCGTCGAGCGCTTCGTCGGCGGTGTCGACGACGACGACCTCGAACCCGTTCGCTTCGAGGTTCGCGACGGTCTCCTCGAGCGTCTCGTCGTCGGGGTGGTCGTCGAGTCCTGTGTCGATTTCTGTGTCGTCTACGTAATCCGCTTTCTGTTGGGACATGATGAAGTACGCTTCACCGCACCGTAGCCGCCTGCCGTACTTAACGAGACGCGGACACCGGTGTTACCGGGTTACGCCGACGCCACCGCGGTGCACGCTACCACGCGACGCCCCCACGATCGTGGGACCACCCCGCACGGTCCTTTAAGTCGTTCTGGTCGCAATGGTTCATGGTGAGGAGGTCGACGCCGACGTGGTCGGCGTCAGACGCGTTTCTGTGGCTGGTTTGCTCGGGTAGCTACGGCGTCTACCGCTGACGGAGAACGGCGCGTCGCTCGCTAGCCGTCCGCGGCGACGTACTCGATTGGGAACGTGCGGTCGTCGGCGGCGCCGTTCCACCCGTAGCGGAGGTCGTGGTCGCCGTCGTCGAGTTGGTCGTCGGGCACGCGAAAGCCGCTGATGCCACCGG is part of the Halorubellus sp. JP-L1 genome and harbors:
- a CDS encoding PAS domain S-box protein; this translates as MVGSDERADVGERRLLYVDATSQESVAAVLSGAVTVVESDAAARDALASASFDCVVSEYDLPDAPAGDGGSAALCEYVERVAPGTPFVVYTDAGDERAAGRLVDAGVDGYVSKAEGVDVLVERVERALDDATPTAESAPGDSPTAESAPGDSPTAESAPGDSPTAESAPGDSPTAESAPGDSPMAESAPGDPPTVLEAAPMALVEVDADNVVVRWNRGAESLFGYAKAEALGENLVDLVVPAAERDAVEAVCRRALSTTGTVENVNRNVRKDGSVLTCEWHSTGVTDDAGEVVSSVSLVHDVTDREQRKETIDQLRSVTRELVRADTKASVAEGVVGAAKDILGQQYSAVYLADDGGDLALAARTESFEDVPPLVPGESATLRAFERNEEILVDEGVSEHTTVSADHPIESVFVVPLGDHGTLTFGSPAEGAFDETDAQLASILASATTAALDRTNRERELRLHETIVDTVGAGVFALDGDGYLQTANETLAALTGYDRCDLVGEHATLLVDDATFELATEQVGALADGDSSLGEVLTYEVDLRTADGDAVPCEVNLALLSRGDGRDFEGVAGVVRDVRERKRIQSELGDKRRKIENLHDIASLLDDCGTREDIWRLTVEAAEGILDFDVCGIDEVRGEYLHSVGLSSEIEPQGYKQRAHVSDGLAGKTHRTGESYLVDDVQGENDATPENREYRSLISVPIGEYGVFQAVHEEVGGFDEDDLELAELLMRHVEDALERIEFETRLRGERDRFAALFENVPDPVVQTRHTDDGAIVDAVNPAFECVFGYESEDIVGGNLNEFVVPLDRLAEAQRIDRAGREGQVVEQEVKRQTTDGLRDFQLTAVPVDADAAEPSTFFVYTDITQRKERQKRVEILNRVLRHDLRNGMNIIKGSAEMLQDAVTDSAAVGYADQVIERADDLLGLAEKTRAVERTLDRDSEATGPVSVTESVETSAARIREEYPNARIETDLTADVAVHADDMLRTAIYHVMENAVQHNDRAEPSVRVTANYGGEHEDMLELEVADDGPGIPATERELIGEEREITQLRHASGLGLWLVDWVVSQSGGSVSFDENDPRGTVVTLSVPIASEKGVVKADD
- a CDS encoding lactate utilization protein is translated as MSQQKADYVDDTEIDTGLDDHPDDETLEETVANLEANGFEVVVVDTADEALDAVQSQIPAGASVMNGHSTTLEEIGFEDYLGSGDHDWESLPDQVWSIDDDEERQAARRDAQTADYFLGGINAIASTGELVAADMSGSRIGAYPFAAGNVVIVSGTNKVVPTLDDAFDRLESVAYPLENERAQEAYGVGSAIAKQLVFRKEMEDGRTTVVLVRDQLGY